One region of Polaribacter pectinis genomic DNA includes:
- the recR gene encoding recombination mediator RecR: protein MDFSSKLLENAVNEVSRLPGIGKRTALRLVLHLLKQPTDNTKYLSEALLHLRNDVKTCEKCHNISDTALCDICNNPKRNPEIVCVVEDIRDVMAIESTSQFNGLYHVLGGKISPIEGIGPQNLQIESLINKVENGEVKELIFALSSTMEGDTTNFYIFKQIEKFDITTSTIARGISVGDELEYADEVTLGRSIVNRIPFEQSIRG, encoded by the coding sequence ATGGATTTTTCATCAAAATTATTAGAAAATGCTGTAAATGAAGTTTCACGTTTGCCAGGAATTGGTAAAAGAACTGCATTGCGTTTGGTTTTACATTTACTAAAACAACCAACTGACAATACAAAGTATTTGTCTGAAGCTTTGTTGCATTTAAGAAATGATGTAAAAACTTGTGAAAAATGCCACAATATTTCTGATACAGCTTTGTGTGATATTTGTAACAACCCAAAAAGAAACCCTGAAATTGTTTGTGTTGTTGAAGACATTAGAGATGTAATGGCAATTGAAAGTACGTCTCAATTTAATGGATTATACCATGTATTGGGTGGGAAAATTTCTCCCATTGAAGGAATTGGTCCCCAAAATTTGCAGATAGAATCGCTTATTAATAAAGTTGAAAACGGAGAAGTAAAAGAATTGATTTTTGCTTTAAGTTCAACTATGGAAGGAGATACCACAAATTTCTATATTTTTAAACAAATAGAGAAATTCGATATTACAACATCTACAATTGCACGTGGAATTTCTGTAGGCGATGAATTAGAATATGCAGATGAAGTTACTTTAGGAAGATCTATTGTGAATAGAATTCCTTTTGAACAAAGTATTAGAGGTTAA